In Symphalangus syndactylus isolate Jambi chromosome 6, NHGRI_mSymSyn1-v2.1_pri, whole genome shotgun sequence, a genomic segment contains:
- the CALCB gene encoding calcitonin gene-related peptide 2: MKKEANLQRGGMGFRKFSPFLALSILVLYQAGSLQAAPFRSALESSADPATLSKEDARLLLAALVQDYVQMKASELKQEQETQGSSSTAQKRACNTATCVTHRLAGLLSRSGGMVKSNFVPTNVGSKAFGRRRRDIPA; encoded by the exons AGAGGCGGCATGGGTTTCCGGAAGTTCTCCCCCTTCCTGGCTCTCAGTATCTTGGTCCTGTACCAGGCGGGCAGCCTCCAGGCGGCGCCATTCAG GTCTGCCCTGGAGAGCAGCGCAGACCCGGCCACCCTCAGTAAAGAGGACGCGCGCCTCCTGCTGGCTGCACTGGTGCAGGACTATGTGCAGATGAAGGCCAGTGAGCTGAAGCAGGAGCAGGAGACACAGGGCTCCAG CTCCACTGCCCAGAAGAGAGCCTGCAACACTGCCACCTGTGTGACTCATCGGCTGGCAGGCTTGCTGAGCAGATCAGGGGGCATGGTGAAGAGCAACTTCGTGCCTACCAATGTGGGTTCCAAAGCCTTTGGCAGGCGCCGCAGGgacattccagcctga